The Oncorhynchus nerka isolate Pitt River linkage group LG12, Oner_Uvic_2.0, whole genome shotgun sequence genome includes a region encoding these proteins:
- the LOC115138927 gene encoding DNA-binding protein inhibitor ID-3-A-like has translation MKAISPMRSVRSCYEAVCCISDQSLSITRNKPSMEEPVGALCDMNDCYSKLKELVPSIPQNKSVSQVEILQHVIDYIFDLQIALEDESSAATTPDLVLSLKTADLARNFSQEDGRLCH, from the exons ATGAAAGCCATCAGTCCAATGAGGTCTGTCAGAAGCTGCTACGAAGCTGTTTGCTGCATTTCGGATCAGAGTCTCTCCATCACCCGGAATAAGCCATCTATGGAGGAACCCGTGGGCGCGCTGTGCGATATGAATGACTGCTACTCGAAACTCAAGGAGCTGGTGCCGAGTATCCCACAGAACAAGTCAGTCAGCCAAGTGGAAATTCTGCAGCACGTTATCGACTACATCTTCGACCTGCAAATCGCGCTAGAAGACGAGTCTTCCGCGGCAACCACGCCTGACTTGGTGCTGTCACTAAAG ACTGCAGACCTTGCACGCAATTTCTCCCAAGAAGATGGACGATTGTGCCATTAA